Proteins encoded in a region of the Pseudanabaena sp. BC1403 genome:
- the psb32 gene encoding photosystem II repair protein Psb32: MLKNLFYRLCFGAIALLISFNLLTGNVWALQVSDIPDLAEIKTLTDQTWVIDDSEVLSTSTKSAIVSKAEKLAELTGIEVHVVAIRRIDLGQPASEFTAELFDKWFPSEAEKANQVLLFMATEDHRTAIQTGTKVKEVLPDSIANSIADETMLYPARKANYNQAINEGIARLETVLKGNPDPGAPLLAVEETETSNYATREETESSSSNVVVIILLVLATLLPMATYYWLQSQP; the protein is encoded by the coding sequence GTGCTTAAAAATTTATTTTACCGCCTATGTTTTGGGGCGATCGCATTACTAATTAGCTTTAATTTATTGACTGGTAATGTCTGGGCTTTGCAAGTATCCGATATTCCAGACTTAGCCGAAATTAAGACGCTGACTGATCAGACTTGGGTGATTGATGATTCTGAGGTATTAAGTACTTCGACTAAAAGTGCGATCGTCAGCAAAGCTGAGAAATTAGCAGAATTGACGGGCATCGAAGTTCATGTTGTGGCAATTCGCCGTATTGATCTAGGACAACCTGCATCAGAATTCACGGCGGAATTATTTGATAAATGGTTCCCTTCTGAAGCAGAGAAAGCTAATCAAGTATTACTATTTATGGCTACAGAAGACCATCGTACCGCCATTCAGACTGGCACAAAGGTAAAGGAAGTCTTACCTGATAGCATTGCCAATAGTATTGCTGATGAGACGATGCTCTATCCTGCGCGTAAGGCAAACTATAATCAAGCTATAAATGAGGGAATTGCACGTCTTGAAACAGTTCTGAAGGGCAACCCTGACCCTGGTGCGCCTCTATTAGCTGTGGAAGAGACTGAGACAAGTAACTATGCTACTAGAGAGGAAACTGAGTCAAGTTCCTCGAATGTGGTGGTTATTATTTTGCTGGTTTTGGCAACGCTGTTACCAATGGCAACCTATTACTGGTTGCAAAGCCAACCTTAA